One window from the genome of Myxococcales bacterium encodes:
- a CDS encoding Mrp/NBP35 family ATP-binding protein yields MSQPHVTDVTVKQALGSVIDPIFEHDIVSYRILKSFVVEGRDVTVRLEIPTHAYPVAARRELSQRIETALTQAGAGKVTVIPEVVTAYVPAPSDKAILKGPKNIIAVAAGKGGVGKSTVSTNLALSLARMGASVGLLDADVFGPSIPTMLGPAEVSPGTTEDKKIIPAIHHGIKVISVGFFVDRSEAVVWRGPMVHRLLQQFLGDVVWGDLDYLICDLPPGTGDVQLSLSQLIPITGAVMVTTPQEVSIVDVVKGIAMFEKVEIPILGLVENMSYYDCPACGHHDEIFSHGGGKRLAAEIGADFFGEIPIDTRIRFGGDAGIPIVVANPDSAQSLRFADIAQKTAIKIARAVLSKPKKAARLAVIR; encoded by the coding sequence ATGAGCCAGCCACATGTAACCGACGTCACCGTCAAGCAAGCGCTTGGCAGCGTGATCGATCCAATTTTTGAACACGACATCGTAAGCTACCGGATTCTTAAAAGCTTCGTCGTGGAGGGGCGCGATGTCACCGTGCGACTGGAGATTCCAACCCACGCCTATCCAGTCGCCGCGCGGCGCGAGCTGTCGCAACGCATCGAGACCGCCCTTACGCAAGCGGGGGCCGGCAAGGTCACGGTTATCCCGGAGGTCGTTACCGCCTACGTGCCAGCGCCCAGCGATAAGGCGATTCTCAAGGGCCCCAAGAACATCATCGCGGTGGCCGCGGGCAAGGGCGGCGTTGGCAAATCCACGGTGTCGACCAATCTGGCGCTGTCGTTGGCGCGCATGGGTGCCAGCGTTGGCCTCCTCGATGCCGACGTCTTTGGCCCGTCGATTCCCACCATGCTTGGACCCGCCGAGGTGTCGCCGGGCACCACCGAAGACAAAAAAATAATTCCCGCGATTCACCACGGCATCAAGGTCATCTCGGTCGGCTTCTTTGTGGATCGCTCAGAGGCGGTGGTCTGGCGTGGCCCGATGGTGCATCGCCTGTTGCAGCAGTTCTTGGGCGACGTGGTGTGGGGTGACCTTGACTACCTGATTTGCGATTTGCCGCCCGGCACCGGCGATGTCCAGCTCTCGCTATCGCAGCTAATCCCTATCACGGGAGCGGTCATGGTGACGACGCCGCAAGAAGTCTCCATCGTCGATGTGGTCAAGGGCATCGCAATGTTCGAAAAGGTCGAAATCCCTATCTTGGGGCTGGTTGAAAACATGTCGTACTACGACTGTCCCGCCTGCGGCCATCACGACGAGATTTTCTCACACGGCGGTGGCAAACGGCTGGCGGCCGAAATTGGCGCGGATTTCTTTGGCGAAATTCCGATCGACACCCGCATCCGCTTTGGCGGCGACGCGGGCATTCCCATCGTCGTCGCCAATCCCGACTCGGCGCAGTCCTTGCGATTTGCTGATATCGCCCAGAAAACTGCGATCAAGATCGCGCGCGCGGTCCTGAGCAAGCCCAAGAAGGCCGCCCGCCTCGCCGTGATTCGGTAG
- the ribA gene encoding GTP cyclohydrolase II translates to MCAVTSGLLRYAQSSLPVPAGVFTLYVYRTGQARTLGQSAVGGGIDGEQEHVAMVMGDLGGAAPVLARVHSACFTGEVLHSLRCDCRAQLDEALARIAAEGRGVLVYLVQEGRGIGLGNKVRAYALQDQGKDTVDANVELGFDADARDYELAAAILRDLGVRAVRLMTNNPAKISGLQAAGIDVAGHQAHWVAASAESQAYLDVKKAKMGHIK, encoded by the coding sequence ATCTGCGCCGTGACCTCAGGCCTTCTGCGCTATGCTCAAAGCAGCCTGCCCGTGCCCGCTGGCGTGTTTACGCTGTACGTGTATCGCACTGGGCAGGCGCGCACGCTAGGCCAGTCGGCGGTCGGCGGCGGCATCGACGGCGAGCAAGAGCACGTTGCCATGGTCATGGGCGACCTTGGCGGGGCCGCCCCAGTGCTGGCGCGTGTTCACTCGGCATGTTTCACTGGCGAGGTGCTGCACTCCTTGCGCTGCGATTGCCGCGCGCAGCTCGACGAAGCCCTGGCCCGCATCGCCGCCGAAGGCCGCGGCGTGCTGGTCTACTTGGTGCAAGAGGGCCGCGGCATCGGCCTTGGCAACAAGGTGCGCGCCTATGCCCTGCAAGATCAGGGCAAGGATACCGTCGACGCCAACGTCGAGCTTGGGTTCGACGCGGACGCGCGCGACTATGAGCTCGCCGCCGCCATCTTGCGCGACCTCGGCGTGCGCGCGGTACGCCTGATGACCAACAACCCCGCCAAGATTTCAGGCCTGCAGGCCGCCGGCATCGACGTCGCCGGCCATCAGGCCCATTGGGTCGCTGCCTCGGCGGAGAGCCAAGCCTACCTCGATGTCAAGAAAGCCAAGATGGGTCACATTAAATGA
- the def gene encoding peptide deformylase, which produces MAVRDVVYWPDPRLTQPTRAVTAITDEVRALYNDLKETMFAERGLGIAAIQIGDPTRMFLVEAELAGKTQADDPVAFINPEVMWVSEETEEVEEGCLSFPKIYIKIDRPVRARLRAMNLQGELFEMEGEGLLARCMLHENDHLTGKTLADYAGPLKKQMMKKKLLRLDRERAEG; this is translated from the coding sequence ATGGCAGTGAGGGACGTCGTCTATTGGCCGGATCCGCGGCTTACCCAGCCCACGCGCGCGGTGACGGCGATCACCGACGAGGTGCGCGCGCTGTACAACGATCTTAAGGAAACCATGTTCGCCGAGCGAGGCCTCGGCATCGCGGCCATTCAGATCGGCGACCCGACGCGCATGTTCTTGGTCGAGGCGGAGCTCGCAGGCAAGACCCAAGCCGACGACCCGGTGGCGTTCATTAACCCAGAAGTAATGTGGGTGAGCGAAGAAACCGAAGAGGTCGAAGAGGGCTGCCTTTCGTTTCCCAAAATCTATATCAAAATCGACCGCCCGGTGCGGGCCCGGCTGCGTGCCATGAACTTGCAGGGGGAGCTGTTTGAAATGGAAGGCGAAGGCCTGCTCGCGCGCTGCATGTTGCATGAAAACGATCACCTCACCGGCAAGACGCTCGCCGACTATGCCGGTCCGCTCAAGAAGCAGATGATGAAGAAGAAGTTGCTGCGGCTCGACCGCGAACGCGCCGAGGGCTAG
- a CDS encoding aspartate aminotransferase family protein, whose translation MRTLPLTGRPHDELLGELKALGAADVNWRDGRVFSLVYHAGDAHSAFLKQAHNLFFSENALNPMAFASLRRMESDVVRMAANLFHGDDNVVGTMTSGGTESLLLAVKAARERARKHSPWIRRPEMVVPTTAHVAFDKAGYYFGVRVRRVAVDGTDFRADVRAMTRAINARTILLVASAPQYAHGVVDPIAELSDVALAHKLPLHVDACVGGFILPFLERLGHAVPRWDFRVPGVTSISADLHKYGYTAKGASTLLFRDMSYLRHQFFVSVDNPSGVYASPGVAGTRGGGAIAAAWAGLQAMGEEGYLRHAKLALDAATALRRGLGEIAGIALCGAPHATIVTWRSTDPALDLFAVADQLQAKGWYVDRQQHPTSIHLTVTSNHAAIVEDYLRDAREAVAHVRAHPELKSEGSAAMYGMMAKVPARFLVKDAVLKALEGMYSSTSKAPDMASPGDGAVDRFLNRHRAKVGEVLDGLEQLRAKVAIARNPRRWFRGEP comes from the coding sequence GTGCGCACCTTGCCGCTGACGGGGCGGCCTCACGATGAGTTGTTAGGCGAGCTCAAGGCCTTGGGGGCCGCCGATGTCAATTGGCGCGACGGCCGCGTGTTTAGCCTGGTCTATCACGCTGGCGACGCGCATTCGGCATTTCTCAAGCAGGCGCACAACCTCTTTTTTTCGGAAAACGCGCTCAACCCGATGGCCTTTGCGTCGCTGCGGCGCATGGAATCCGACGTCGTGCGTATGGCGGCCAACCTATTTCATGGCGACGACAACGTCGTCGGCACCATGACGTCGGGTGGCACCGAGAGCCTGCTCTTGGCGGTCAAGGCGGCGCGCGAGCGTGCGCGCAAACATTCGCCCTGGATTCGTCGCCCCGAGATGGTGGTGCCCACGACGGCACACGTGGCGTTTGACAAGGCGGGCTATTACTTTGGCGTGCGCGTGCGGCGCGTGGCCGTCGACGGGACGGACTTTCGCGCCGACGTCCGCGCAATGACGCGCGCGATCAATGCCCGCACCATCTTATTGGTCGCCTCGGCGCCGCAATACGCGCACGGCGTGGTCGATCCAATCGCCGAGCTCTCGGACGTGGCGCTGGCGCATAAGCTGCCGCTGCACGTCGACGCGTGCGTTGGCGGCTTTATCTTGCCGTTTCTCGAGCGCCTCGGCCACGCCGTGCCGCGTTGGGATTTTCGCGTACCGGGCGTCACCAGCATTTCGGCTGACTTGCATAAATACGGCTACACCGCCAAGGGTGCCTCGACCTTGCTGTTTCGCGACATGAGCTACCTGCGGCACCAGTTTTTCGTCTCGGTCGACAACCCCTCCGGCGTGTATGCCTCGCCTGGCGTCGCGGGAACACGCGGTGGTGGCGCCATCGCCGCGGCGTGGGCTGGCCTACAGGCCATGGGCGAGGAGGGCTACCTCCGCCACGCCAAGTTGGCGCTCGATGCCGCCACCGCCTTGCGGCGTGGCCTCGGTGAGATTGCGGGCATCGCCTTATGCGGCGCGCCTCACGCGACCATCGTTACGTGGCGCAGCACCGATCCTGCGCTGGACCTCTTCGCCGTCGCCGATCAGCTGCAAGCCAAGGGCTGGTACGTCGATCGCCAGCAGCATCCCACCAGCATCCACCTCACCGTCACCTCCAACCACGCCGCCATCGTCGAGGACTATTTGCGAGACGCGCGTGAGGCGGTGGCGCATGTGAGGGCGCATCCGGAATTAAAAAGCGAAGGCAGCGCCGCCATGTACGGCATGATGGCCAAGGTGCCGGCGCGCTTCTTGGTCAAGGACGCGGTGCTCAAGGCGCTTGAGGGCATGTACAGCAGCACCTCCAAGGCGCCCGACATGGCCTCGCCCGGCGACGGCGCGGTGGACCGCTTTCTCAACCGCCATCGCGCCAAGGTTGGCGAGGTGCTCGACGGGCTCGAGCAACTCCGCGCCAAGGTCGCGATCGCGCGCAATCCGCGCCGCTGGTTTCGCGGAGAGCCGTAG
- a CDS encoding HDIG domain-containing protein codes for MVWIAFLVALALGAGLAVWLLGITAAQQRDAVVAEAAAKVELDMQRQRLEIVALASAQVAEAQAEALQRRTQSMEEISAAHERMSVLAGQAEGARTDVAAMLAEAERRAEIVAAHTREVTSLDDSARGINQDAEAKLAQALAVLEARGNVQRDAIVKTLQRGWVTDAAAQAQAAMRKLEANMADPEYDRHATRLLEIASSRYQNHFLTERNVSNLRVGGDIVALALANDGAIHQALEQVCGITLILNDDHTAFRMEGLDGVGREVARRGFARLAKPELVEAIVKNPTEWATKLRANLEQEINTLGRKAFHLLGIERAHPEIVGLVGALNYRTSYTQNQWLHAVESSFLAGMMAAELGLDEKLARRATLMHDIGKALTHKIEGSHAVIGADIARRLGETELVANAIGSHHADEPANSSYAYLVAAADAMSGARPGARREQQEGFSGRVEDLERIAASYRGVEYAHAVHGGRELRVYVDNRDIGDADVMQLSTDIAAQVSDELTFPGQIKVTVIRAYEAVAVAS; via the coding sequence ATGGTCTGGATTGCTTTTTTGGTCGCCCTGGCGCTGGGCGCTGGGCTTGCCGTTTGGCTCCTAGGCATCACGGCGGCGCAGCAGCGCGACGCCGTCGTGGCTGAGGCCGCAGCCAAGGTTGAACTCGATATGCAGCGCCAGCGGCTAGAAATCGTCGCGCTCGCCAGCGCCCAAGTCGCCGAGGCGCAGGCGGAGGCGTTGCAACGTCGCACCCAAAGCATGGAAGAGATTAGCGCGGCGCACGAGCGGATGAGCGTGCTCGCAGGCCAGGCCGAAGGCGCGCGGACGGACGTTGCGGCCATGCTCGCGGAAGCCGAACGACGTGCGGAAATCGTCGCGGCCCACACGCGCGAGGTCACGTCGCTGGACGACAGTGCGCGTGGCATTAATCAAGACGCCGAGGCCAAGCTGGCTCAGGCGCTGGCCGTGCTCGAGGCCCGTGGCAACGTGCAGCGCGACGCCATCGTCAAGACGCTGCAGCGTGGATGGGTTACCGATGCCGCGGCGCAGGCGCAGGCCGCGATGCGCAAGCTTGAAGCCAACATGGCCGACCCTGAATACGATCGCCACGCCACCCGGCTGCTCGAGATCGCGTCGAGCCGCTATCAAAATCACTTTCTCACCGAGCGTAATGTGTCCAACCTGCGCGTCGGCGGCGACATCGTCGCCTTGGCCCTCGCCAATGACGGCGCCATTCACCAGGCGTTAGAGCAAGTCTGCGGCATTACGCTCATTCTCAACGACGACCACACGGCGTTTCGCATGGAAGGCCTGGACGGGGTCGGCCGCGAGGTGGCGCGGCGCGGCTTTGCGCGCCTAGCCAAGCCCGAGCTGGTCGAGGCCATCGTTAAAAATCCCACCGAGTGGGCGACCAAGCTGCGCGCCAACCTCGAACAAGAAATCAACACGCTCGGGCGCAAGGCCTTTCACCTGCTCGGCATTGAGCGCGCTCACCCAGAAATCGTGGGGTTGGTCGGCGCGCTCAATTATCGCACCAGCTATACGCAGAATCAGTGGCTGCACGCGGTCGAGTCGTCGTTTCTTGCCGGCATGATGGCGGCCGAACTTGGGCTCGACGAAAAACTGGCCAGGCGGGCGACGTTGATGCACGACATCGGCAAGGCGCTGACCCATAAGATCGAAGGTTCGCATGCGGTCATCGGTGCCGACATCGCGCGCAGGCTTGGCGAGACGGAGTTGGTCGCCAACGCCATCGGCTCACACCACGCTGACGAGCCGGCAAACTCGTCGTACGCCTACTTAGTTGCCGCCGCCGATGCCATGAGTGGGGCGAGGCCCGGCGCGCGGCGCGAGCAACAAGAGGGCTTCTCGGGTCGCGTCGAAGATCTCGAGCGCATCGCGGCGTCGTATCGCGGCGTCGAGTATGCGCACGCGGTTCACGGCGGCCGCGAGCTGCGCGTCTATGTCGACAATCGCGACATCGGGGATGCCGACGTCATGCAGCTCTCAACCGATATTGCCGCCCAGGTTTCAGACGAATTGACGTTCCCCGGTCAGATCAAGGTCACCGTGATTCGCGCCTATGAGGCCGTCGCGGTCGCCAGCTAG
- a CDS encoding protein kinase, whose translation MPIGIGDSLGNYKIVSRLGNGGMGAVYLAEHPVIGKRVAVKVIHKDLAASRDVIARFFQEARAVTAIGHEHIVEAHDFGQAPDGEYFYVMEYLQGETLAALMVAQRQVELSRACKIAIQIAGALGAAHERGIMHRDLKPDNVMLIDRRGDRDYVKLLDFGLAKFFDGNTTGLTAVGSVVGTPQYMSPEACQSQKQVDHRTDIYALGVLLFQMVSGRLPFHSPDTATLLRMQVFDPPPLVRAFAPHVPPALERVIACCLAKSPAERFASMRELAAALVPFTMAAARPPSTTMPPPLPTGAGGLSGATLSRAAAPQVRVASPTAISASALESVASERGLVTMTHARRRTTGGEARPSAAPPRRRGRKRVIAGWLFFLLFGGAAGGLFWQLQGLRARNLAAVARPLADPPSANLHVVTQPSGLRTMVDGKEVGRSPLVINAEVGATITLTFEGEQLPAGVNARRIVHVTADQALHLVIAPDISDG comes from the coding sequence GTGCCCATCGGAATCGGCGATAGCCTCGGCAACTACAAGATTGTCTCCCGACTCGGCAATGGCGGCATGGGGGCGGTGTATCTCGCCGAACACCCGGTTATCGGCAAGCGCGTCGCGGTCAAGGTAATTCACAAAGACCTCGCGGCCAGTCGCGATGTCATCGCGCGATTTTTTCAGGAGGCGCGCGCCGTCACGGCGATTGGCCATGAGCACATCGTCGAGGCCCATGACTTTGGCCAGGCGCCAGATGGCGAGTATTTCTACGTCATGGAGTACTTGCAGGGCGAGACGTTGGCCGCCCTGATGGTTGCGCAACGCCAGGTTGAGCTGAGCCGCGCGTGCAAGATCGCCATTCAGATCGCAGGCGCCTTGGGCGCGGCGCACGAGCGCGGCATCATGCATCGCGATCTCAAGCCCGACAACGTCATGCTGATCGATCGCCGCGGTGATCGCGACTATGTCAAGCTGCTCGATTTTGGGCTCGCCAAGTTCTTCGATGGCAACACCACCGGGCTGACCGCGGTTGGCTCCGTGGTCGGCACGCCGCAATACATGTCCCCCGAGGCGTGTCAGTCGCAAAAACAGGTCGATCATCGCACCGATATTTACGCGTTGGGGGTCCTGCTCTTTCAGATGGTCTCGGGGCGCCTGCCATTTCATTCGCCGGACACGGCAACGCTGCTGCGGATGCAGGTGTTTGATCCGCCGCCGCTGGTACGCGCGTTTGCGCCGCACGTCCCGCCCGCGCTTGAGCGGGTCATTGCATGCTGTCTTGCGAAATCGCCCGCCGAACGCTTTGCGTCCATGCGCGAGTTGGCCGCCGCGCTCGTGCCCTTTACGATGGCCGCGGCGCGCCCCCCGAGCACGACGATGCCACCGCCGCTGCCTACCGGCGCAGGCGGGCTCAGTGGCGCCACCTTGTCACGGGCCGCCGCGCCGCAAGTTCGCGTCGCGTCGCCGACCGCCATTTCCGCGTCGGCACTTGAATCGGTGGCGTCCGAGCGCGGCCTGGTTACGATGACGCACGCGCGCCGGCGCACCACCGGCGGCGAAGCGCGACCTAGCGCGGCACCGCCTCGTCGCCGCGGACGCAAGCGGGTGATCGCCGGCTGGCTGTTTTTTTTGCTTTTCGGCGGCGCGGCTGGCGGCTTGTTTTGGCAGCTTCAGGGCCTGCGCGCGCGCAACCTCGCCGCCGTGGCGCGTCCGCTCGCCGACCCTCCCAGCGCCAACTTGCATGTGGTGACGCAGCCCAGCGGCCTGCGCACCATGGTGGATGGCAAGGAGGTGGGACGTTCGCCGCTGGTAATTAACGCCGAGGTTGGCGCGACGATCACGCTCACGTTTGAGGGCGAGCAATTGCCCGCCGGCGTAAACGCGCGGCGCATCGTCCACGTGACCGCGGATCAGGCGCTTCATCTTGTTATTGCGCCAGACATCAGCGATGGTTAG
- the moeB gene encoding molybdopterin-synthase adenylyltransferase MoeB has protein sequence MTNFQALIQGVKSDIAEADVAEVKSRLEGGVAPTLIDVREQDEHSQGSIKNATWIARGLLELRIEAAVPDKTTPIVVYCAGGVRSALAARSLRELGYAHVTSMSGGFAAWKAAGYAWVTPTGLTALTGEQARRYARHTRLPEIGVDGQIGLLASKVLCVGAGGLGSPSAMYLAAAGIGTLGLVDDDVVDESNLQRQIMHSQGRVGMAKVTSAEVTLRGLNPDLKVLPFRTRLARDNALEIMAAFDVIVDGSDNFQTRYLINDAALRLGKPVVHASIYRFEGQLSVFSAQGAPCYRCLFPQPPPRDAAPSCAEAGVLGVLPGVMGVLQATEVIKLILGLGHTLAGRLLVYDALQTSFRELRLAANPACPTCAPGVDRRNIELIDYAQFCAGG, from the coding sequence ATGACAAATTTCCAGGCTCTAATCCAAGGCGTCAAGTCGGACATCGCGGAGGCGGACGTCGCCGAGGTCAAGTCGCGGCTGGAGGGTGGGGTGGCGCCAACGCTCATCGACGTGCGCGAGCAAGATGAGCACAGCCAAGGCAGCATCAAAAACGCGACGTGGATTGCGCGCGGATTATTAGAGCTGCGCATCGAGGCCGCGGTGCCCGACAAGACCACGCCGATCGTCGTTTACTGCGCCGGCGGGGTGCGCTCGGCGTTGGCGGCGCGATCGCTGCGTGAACTCGGCTACGCGCATGTCACCTCGATGAGCGGCGGCTTTGCCGCGTGGAAGGCCGCCGGTTACGCCTGGGTGACGCCGACCGGGCTGACCGCGCTCACTGGCGAGCAAGCACGCCGTTATGCGCGGCATACGCGGCTGCCCGAAATCGGCGTCGACGGCCAAATTGGGCTGCTGGCGAGCAAGGTGCTGTGCGTTGGCGCCGGTGGCCTTGGCTCGCCCTCGGCCATGTACTTGGCCGCCGCCGGCATCGGCACCCTTGGCCTCGTCGACGACGACGTGGTCGATGAATCGAATCTGCAGCGCCAGATCATGCACAGCCAGGGCCGCGTCGGCATGGCCAAGGTCACCAGCGCCGAGGTAACGTTGCGCGGCCTCAACCCCGACCTCAAGGTGTTGCCATTTCGCACCCGCCTGGCCCGCGACAATGCGCTCGAAATCATGGCCGCCTTCGACGTCATCGTCGACGGCTCCGACAATTTTCAAACTCGCTATCTCATCAACGACGCCGCGCTGCGCCTGGGCAAGCCGGTGGTCCACGCCTCCATCTATCGCTTCGAGGGCCAGCTCAGCGTGTTTTCAGCGCAAGGCGCGCCGTGCTATCGCTGCCTGTTTCCACAGCCGCCGCCACGCGATGCTGCGCCTTCGTGCGCCGAGGCCGGCGTGCTCGGCGTGCTGCCCGGCGTCATGGGCGTGTTGCAAGCGACCGAGGTTATCAAGCTCATCTTAGGGCTGGGTCACACCCTGGCCGGGCGCTTGCTCGTTTACGACGCCTTGCAAACCTCGTTTCGCGAGCTGCGGCTGGCTGCCAATCCTGCCTGTCCTACATGTGCGCCAGGCGTCGATCGCCGCAACATCGAGCTTATTGATTACGCACAGTTTTGCGCCGGCGGCTGA
- a CDS encoding trypsin-like serine protease has product MNNRHACGRVLALVAPMLLLMPLVSADENAPAAVVGGENAALGRWPAVAGVVIGGGVQCTGTLVAPNLVLTAGHCQDSDLSRVIIGANKLSRPGDGETIDVSDQVLEPSGLDVMLLVLASDATTPPHPIAAGWSAADIQASASAALVGFGAIDAGGNNYVDTLQQATTTISDPTCANLDLGCEVTGKELIAGGGGIDTCYGDSGGPLFLVTAYGEYLAGVTSRGAWIGQTPCGQGGIYVRADVLTNWIASLSSETLERPTMPTIAAFTAESGEATTVAIAANDPGGQAHNYEVITPPQYGTLEVSAGQLPRYTSNPGYLGADAFVVRVIDASKPTRFVDAAGAVTVVEAQSGSGCGCQSDAGAGGPTGWLIVAVAGLALLRPRRAPTVRSC; this is encoded by the coding sequence ATGAATAACCGGCATGCCTGTGGACGAGTGCTCGCGCTCGTCGCCCCAATGCTCTTGCTGATGCCGCTGGTCAGCGCCGATGAAAACGCGCCGGCGGCGGTGGTTGGTGGCGAAAACGCCGCGCTTGGCCGCTGGCCCGCGGTGGCGGGCGTCGTCATCGGCGGCGGCGTACAATGCACCGGCACCTTGGTGGCGCCCAATCTCGTGCTAACCGCGGGGCATTGCCAAGACAGCGATTTGTCGCGTGTGATCATCGGCGCCAACAAGCTGTCGCGCCCCGGCGACGGCGAAACGATCGACGTCAGCGACCAGGTCCTCGAGCCCTCGGGCCTTGATGTCATGCTGTTGGTATTGGCTAGCGACGCAACCACGCCGCCGCACCCCATCGCCGCTGGCTGGAGCGCGGCGGACATTCAGGCAAGCGCGTCGGCCGCGCTGGTTGGCTTTGGCGCGATTGACGCTGGCGGAAACAATTATGTCGATACCCTGCAACAGGCGACCACAACCATCTCAGATCCGACGTGTGCCAATCTAGATCTCGGCTGCGAGGTTACGGGCAAGGAGCTCATTGCCGGCGGTGGTGGCATCGATACGTGCTACGGCGATTCCGGCGGGCCACTATTTTTGGTGACGGCCTACGGCGAATATCTCGCCGGCGTGACGTCGCGCGGCGCGTGGATCGGCCAAACGCCCTGCGGCCAAGGCGGCATCTATGTCCGCGCCGACGTGCTGACCAACTGGATCGCGAGCCTCTCTTCTGAAACCTTGGAACGACCGACCATGCCAACGATCGCCGCCTTCACCGCAGAGTCAGGCGAGGCCACCACGGTGGCTATTGCCGCCAACGACCCCGGCGGCCAGGCCCACAACTACGAGGTAATTACGCCACCGCAATACGGCACGCTGGAGGTCTCTGCCGGCCAGCTGCCGAGGTACACCTCGAACCCCGGCTATCTCGGCGCGGATGCGTTTGTCGTCCGCGTGATCGATGCCAGCAAGCCGACGCGGTTTGTTGACGCCGCAGGCGCCGTGACCGTGGTCGAGGCGCAGAGCGGGAGCGGCTGCGGTTGCCAGAGCGATGCGGGCGCGGGCGGGCCGACGGGCTGGCTGATAGTGGCAGTGGCCGGCCTTGCCTTGCTGCGGCCGCGGCGCGCGCCAACTGTTCGATCTTGCTAG
- the erpA gene encoding iron-sulfur cluster insertion protein ErpA: MNTQTNAASLTAPIAGEAAAGARDVGDEGIDAVVRFTPIAASKVHEIRQAEGIEDTLALRLRVVGGGCAGFSYDLYFDDATEVDRVVEISGVKCTIDEMSLMYLAGTEVDYVEGLQGQGFKFQNPNVKSTCGCGSSFSV, from the coding sequence ATGAATACTCAAACAAATGCGGCGTCCCTGACGGCGCCGATCGCTGGTGAAGCTGCCGCTGGTGCGCGCGATGTCGGCGACGAAGGCATTGATGCTGTTGTTCGGTTTACGCCGATTGCGGCGAGCAAGGTCCACGAGATTCGCCAGGCCGAAGGCATCGAGGATACGCTCGCGCTGCGCCTGCGCGTCGTCGGTGGCGGCTGCGCCGGTTTTTCTTACGACCTGTATTTTGATGATGCGACCGAGGTCGACCGCGTGGTCGAAATCTCAGGCGTCAAATGCACCATCGACGAGATGAGCCTGATGTATCTCGCCGGCACCGAGGTCGACTATGTCGAAGGCCTGCAAGGCCAAGGCTTTAAGTTCCAAAACCCCAACGTCAAGTCGACGTGTGGCTGCGGCTCAAGCTTTAGCGTCTGA